In Dryobates pubescens isolate bDryPub1 chromosome 8, bDryPub1.pri, whole genome shotgun sequence, a genomic segment contains:
- the EIF3F gene encoding eukaryotic translation initiation factor 3 subunit F — protein MAATAPAQGPAPPAAVPAQNLPAAPATPAGNATTAPPPPATPAPPPAAAPLSAALSGPFPGGRVVRLHPVVLASIVDSFERRNEGAARVIGTLLGTVDKHSVEVTNCFSVPHNESEDEVAVDMEFAKNMYELHKKVSPSEIILGWYATGHDITEHSVLIHEYYSREAHNPIHLTVDTSLQNSRMSIKAYVSAPMGVPGKTMGVMFTPLTVKYVYYDTERIGVDLIMKTCFSPNRVIGLSSDLQQVGAASARIQDTLTMVLQYAEDVLSGKVAADNTVGRFLMDLINQVPKISPEDFETMLNSNINDLLMVTYLANLTQSQIALNEKLLSL, from the exons ATGGCGGCgacagctcctgctcagggtCCAGCTCCTCCCGCGGCCGTCCCGGCGCAGAACCTGCCGGCAGCGCCTGCCACTCCGGCAGGAAACGCTACCACCGCGCCGCCACCGCCTGCCACCCCGGCACCGCCGCCGGCGGCCGCTCCGCTGTCGGCCGCGCTCTCGGGGCCCTTCCCCGGCGGCCGCGTGGTACGACTACACCCGGTCGTGCTCGCCTCCATCGTGGACAGCTTCGAGCGGCGCAATGAAGGCGCGGCGCGCGTCATAGGGACGCTGCTGG GGACCGTGGACAAGCACTCGGTGGAGGTCACCAACTGCTTCTCCGTCCCCCACAACGAGTCTGAAGATGAG GTGGCAGTCGATATGGAGTTTGCCAAAAACATGTACGAGTTGCACAAGAAGGTGTCTCCTAGTGAGATCATCTTGGGATG GTATGCAACAGGTCATGACATCACAGAACACTCTGTCCTGATCCATGAGTATTACAGCCGGGAAGCACACAATccaatccatctcactgtggACACAAGTCTCCAGAATTCACGCATGAGCATTAAAGCCTACGTCAG TGCCCCAATGGGAGTGCCTGGTAAAACTATGGGCGTGATGTTCACACCTCTAACAGTGAAATATGTTTATTATGATACAGAGCGGATAGGAG tgGATCTTATCATGAAGACTTGTTTTAGTCCTAATCGAGTGATCGGCTTGTCCAGTGACTTACAGCAGGTAGGAGCAGCATCAGCCAGGATTCAGGATACCCTCACCATGGTGCTGCAGTATGCAGAGGATGTATTG TCTGGCAAAGTGGCTGCTGACAACACTGTTGGGCGTTTTCTCATGGATCTTATTAACCAGGTGCCAAAGATTTCACCAGAGGACTTTGAGACAATGTTGAACAGCAATATCAAT gaTCTACTGATGGTAACCTACTTGGCAAACctcacacagtcacagattgCTCTCAATGAGAAACTTCTGAGTTTATAA